One Triticum dicoccoides isolate Atlit2015 ecotype Zavitan chromosome 5B, WEW_v2.0, whole genome shotgun sequence genomic window carries:
- the LOC119312841 gene encoding 4-formylbenzenesulfonate dehydrogenase TsaC1/TsaC2-like: MAADAAYAKRVLLACNGGADAVSRGLAVGLARHGCRLVLVGDEGALAATAEEARRCAGGGEGAVAVVGLDFAACDEAAVGAAVDAAWRCFGDGGLHALVNCCSYEGEVQDCLSVTEDEYNKTMKVNVITPWLLIKATAMRFRDAQSGGSVVCLTQIIGAERGLYPGAAAYGTSLGAVHQLVRLSAMELGKHKIRVNAVCRGLHLGDKFPVSVGEEKAEKATGEVMPLRRWLDPDKDLASTVLYLVGDDSRFMTGTTIYVDGAQSIVRPRMRSFL; this comes from the exons ATGGCTGCCGACGCAGCCTACGCGAAGCGGGTGCTGCTCGCCTGCAACGGCGGCGCCGACGCCGTCTCGCGGGGGCTCGCCGTCGGCCTCGCCAGGCACGGATGCAG GCTGGTCCTGGTTGGCGACGAGGGCGCCCTGGCCGCGACGGCGGAGGAGGCGCGGCGCTGTGCAGGTGGTGGAGAGGGTGCCGTCGCGGTGGTGGGGCTCGACTTCGCGGCCTGCGACGAGGCGGCCGTCGGCGCCGCGGTGGACGCGGCGTGGCGCTGCTTCGGGGACGGCGGGCTCCACGCCTTGGTCAACTGTTGCTCCTACGAGG GGGAAGTGCAAGACTGCCTCAGCGTAACTGAAGATGAGTACAACAAGACCATGAAAGTCAATGTAATCACACCTTGGCTCCTGATAAAGGCCACGGCGATGCGGTTCCGGGATGCGCAGTCGGGCGGCTCCGTGGTGTGCTTGACCCAGATCATCGGCGCCGAGAGAGGATTGTATCCGGGGGCGGCGGCATACGGCACAAGTTTGGGCGCCGTTCACCAGCTCGTCAGA CTGTCGGCCATGGAGCTCGGCAAGCACAAGATCAGGGTGAACGCCGTCTGCCGCGGCCTGCACCTGGGGGACAAGTTCCCCGTCTCTGTTGGGGAAGAGAAGGCCGAGAAGGCGACCGGGGAGGTGATGCCGCTGCGGCGGTGGCTGGACCCGGACAAGGACCTGGCGTCCACTGTGCTGTACCTGGTCGGCGACGACTCCCGCTTCATGACGGGCACCACCATCTACGTCGACGGCGCGCAGTCCATCGTGCGCCCTCGCATGCGCTCCTTCCTGTAG